In Caproiciproducens sp. NJN-50, the following are encoded in one genomic region:
- a CDS encoding glutamate-5-semialdehyde dehydrogenase has translation MTALEEMGKKAKIAARELAAAGELREKALFAMARAVEDAGEEILAANRTDLEEAERNHMSAPLMDRLALSKERVSGMADGIRSVAMQADPVGQVVSGFVRPNGLKIEKIRVPIGVIGMIYEARPNVTADAAALCLKAGNAVILRGGREALRSNEAVARAMRGALESCGVNPDCIQLVRDPSRESAVEMMRLTGYIDVLIPRGGQGLIRSVVENSRVPVIQTGAGNCHVYVDDSADVEMAAEIIYNAKTSRPSVCNAIETVLVHRDIAERALPAIKAKLDEKNVELRGCERTRAILGDCVVPAAEEDWATEYLDYILAVRVVGDMDEALRHIARYSTGHSEAIVTNSYENARRFTASVDAAAVYVNASTRFTDGGEFGLGAEIGISTQKLHARGPMGAFELTSWKFVVTGSGQTR, from the coding sequence ATGACTGCTTTGGAGGAAATGGGGAAAAAAGCGAAAATTGCCGCCCGGGAGCTGGCCGCCGCAGGAGAGCTCAGGGAAAAGGCGCTGTTCGCCATGGCCCGGGCGGTGGAAGACGCCGGAGAGGAGATCCTCGCCGCCAACCGGACGGATCTGGAAGAGGCCGAACGGAACCATATGAGCGCGCCGCTGATGGACCGGCTGGCGCTTTCCAAAGAGCGGGTGAGCGGCATGGCGGACGGGATCCGCTCGGTCGCGATGCAGGCCGACCCGGTCGGGCAGGTGGTCTCCGGGTTTGTCCGCCCGAACGGGCTGAAAATCGAAAAGATCCGCGTACCCATCGGAGTCATCGGCATGATCTACGAAGCGCGTCCGAATGTGACGGCGGACGCCGCGGCGCTCTGCCTGAAGGCCGGAAATGCGGTCATCCTGAGAGGCGGCAGGGAGGCCCTGCGTTCCAACGAGGCGGTCGCACGGGCAATGCGCGGCGCGCTGGAGTCCTGCGGAGTGAACCCCGACTGCATTCAGCTGGTGCGGGACCCGTCGAGGGAATCCGCGGTGGAAATGATGCGGCTGACCGGCTATATCGACGTGCTGATCCCCCGCGGCGGGCAGGGGCTGATCCGCTCGGTCGTTGAAAATTCACGCGTCCCGGTGATCCAGACGGGGGCGGGAAACTGTCATGTTTACGTGGACGATTCGGCGGATGTTGAAATGGCGGCTGAGATCATCTACAACGCCAAGACTTCCCGGCCCTCCGTCTGCAACGCGATCGAAACCGTCCTGGTCCACCGGGACATCGCGGAGCGGGCCCTGCCGGCCATCAAGGCGAAGCTCGACGAAAAGAACGTGGAGCTTCGCGGCTGCGAGCGAACCAGGGCGATTCTGGGGGACTGTGTCGTGCCCGCGGCGGAGGAAGACTGGGCTACGGAATACCTCGACTATATCCTCGCAGTCCGCGTGGTCGGCGATATGGACGAAGCGCTCCGGCATATCGCGCGTTATTCGACCGGGCACAGCGAGGCGATCGTGACAAACAGCTATGAGAACGCCCGGCGCTTTACGGCTTCGGTGGATGCGGCGGCCGTCTATGTCAACGCTTCCACGCGTTTTACCGACGGCGGGGAGTTTGGCCTGGGCGCGGAAATCGGCATCTCGACCCAGAAGCTGCACGCGCGCGGTCCGATGGGCGCCTTTGAGCTGACCTCGTGGAAATTCGTCGTGACGGGCAGCGGCCAGACTCGTTAG
- the proB gene encoding glutamate 5-kinase, whose product MSAVTQAKRIVIKVGTSTLTYENGKLNLRRIERLCKVLSDLQNSGREIVLVTSGAIGVGVGKLGLRERPQETEKRQAVAAVGQCELMFIYDKFFGEYNRTVAQVLLTGDVTASESTRKNTENTFQELIGMDIIPVVNENDTVVVDELVGNQIGDNDTLSAIVARLIGADLLIILTDIDGFYDGNPSVNPNAKRIPFVPQVTDEIRTLAGGTGSRRGTGGMRTKVDAAALVNEAGIPCCIISGAYPEKLYDLFEGAQIGTVFGKKIG is encoded by the coding sequence ATGTCGGCAGTGACTCAGGCGAAAAGAATTGTGATCAAAGTGGGGACTTCCACGCTGACCTATGAGAACGGAAAACTGAACCTGCGCAGGATTGAGCGCCTGTGCAAGGTTCTGAGCGACCTGCAGAATTCCGGGAGGGAAATCGTGCTGGTCACCAGCGGGGCGATCGGCGTCGGCGTCGGGAAGCTCGGCCTGCGGGAGAGGCCGCAGGAGACGGAAAAGCGACAGGCGGTGGCCGCGGTCGGCCAGTGCGAGCTGATGTTTATCTACGACAAATTTTTCGGAGAATACAACCGAACTGTCGCGCAGGTCCTGCTGACCGGCGATGTGACCGCCAGTGAATCCACCCGGAAGAATACGGAAAACACCTTTCAGGAACTGATCGGAATGGATATCATCCCGGTGGTCAACGAAAACGACACCGTCGTCGTGGACGAGTTGGTCGGGAACCAGATCGGCGACAACGACACTCTTTCGGCGATCGTCGCCCGCCTGATCGGCGCGGACCTTTTGATTATCCTGACCGATATCGACGGATTTTATGACGGCAACCCGTCCGTGAATCCGAATGCGAAACGAATTCCGTTCGTGCCGCAGGTGACGGACGAGATCCGGACCTTGGCGGGCGGGACCGGTTCCCGGCGCGGAACCGGCGGGATGCGCACCAAAGTGGACGCCGCCGCCCTCGTCAACGAGGCGGGAATCCCCTGCTGCATTATCAGCGGGGCGTACCCCGAAAAATTGTACGACCTTTTCGAGGGCGCGCAAATTGGGACAGTTTTCGGAAAAAAAATCGGCTAG
- a CDS encoding helix-turn-helix domain-containing protein: MIFDFGYRLRELRENKDLTQTQVAKRLNLSKTTISGYENNIKTPSLDVLVKLSILYGVSSDYILGLENRKLLQIDGLTMNQEEILKMILGEFRSMNKKAPAADK, from the coding sequence ATGATTTTCGATTTTGGCTATCGTCTTCGCGAACTGCGGGAAAACAAAGACCTGACCCAAACCCAGGTAGCAAAAAGGCTGAACCTTTCCAAAACCACGATCAGTGGCTATGAGAACAATATTAAAACCCCGTCGCTGGATGTTTTGGTTAAACTCTCCATCCTCTACGGCGTATCTTCCGATTATATCCTGGGCCTGGAAAACCGCAAGCTGCTGCAGATTGACGGCCTTACGATGAACCAGGAAGAAATTTTGAAAATGATTCTGGGTGAGTTCCGAAGCATGAACAAAAAGGCGCCCGCCGCAGACAAGTAA